In one Gemmatimonadota bacterium genomic region, the following are encoded:
- a CDS encoding cysteine desulfurase-like protein codes for MSAALTVEQIRAQFPALERTHAGHPVAYFDGPGGTQVPLPVADAIRDYLLHHNANTHWAYPTSVETDALLLEARRTYAAFFGGAENEVVFGNNMTTITFHVARALARGWNEGDEIIVTELDHHANLAPWQAVAKERGLVLKMLPLDVETWQLRLDLLPGLLTERTRLLAIGAASNALGTISDVAAATKLAKNAGALVYVDGVHYSPHHLPDPKSIGADFYACSSYKFYGPHVGVLWGRHPVLSTIDVPKLEPAPDTAPERFETGTQNHEGIVGAAAAVQWIASLGGGEGNLRSQLVRSYDLLHRRERDLFQQLWDGLGEVPGVKRLGPPPGTPRTATIAFTVAGKSSEEIARGLVDHGCFVSNGDFYATTVARRLGLEVEGMVRIGAACYTTSEEVARVVAGVAALSRRS; via the coding sequence ATGAGCGCCGCGCTGACGGTCGAGCAGATCCGCGCACAGTTCCCGGCGCTTGAGCGCACCCATGCGGGGCATCCGGTCGCGTACTTCGACGGCCCCGGCGGCACGCAGGTGCCGCTGCCGGTCGCCGACGCGATCCGCGACTACCTGCTGCACCACAACGCCAACACCCACTGGGCGTATCCGACGTCGGTGGAGACGGACGCGTTGCTGCTCGAGGCGCGCCGGACCTATGCCGCCTTCTTCGGCGGGGCGGAGAACGAGGTCGTCTTTGGCAACAACATGACGACGATCACCTTCCACGTGGCGCGTGCCCTCGCGCGTGGCTGGAACGAGGGTGACGAGATCATCGTCACCGAGCTCGATCACCACGCCAACCTCGCGCCGTGGCAGGCCGTCGCGAAGGAACGCGGCCTCGTGCTCAAGATGTTGCCGCTCGACGTCGAGACGTGGCAACTGCGGCTCGACCTGCTGCCGGGGCTGCTCACCGAGCGCACCAGGTTGCTCGCGATCGGCGCCGCGTCGAACGCCCTCGGCACCATCTCGGATGTCGCCGCCGCGACCAAGCTCGCCAAGAACGCCGGCGCGCTCGTCTACGTCGATGGCGTGCACTACTCGCCGCACCACCTTCCCGATCCGAAGTCGATCGGCGCGGACTTCTATGCCTGCAGCTCGTACAAGTTCTACGGGCCGCATGTCGGCGTGTTGTGGGGCCGGCACCCGGTGCTGAGCACCATCGACGTGCCGAAGCTCGAGCCGGCGCCCGACACGGCACCGGAGCGCTTCGAGACCGGGACGCAGAACCACGAAGGGATCGTCGGGGCGGCGGCCGCGGTGCAGTGGATTGCCTCGCTCGGCGGCGGCGAGGGGAATCTCCGGTCGCAGTTGGTGCGGAGCTACGACCTGCTGCACCGCCGTGAGCGCGATCTCTTCCAGCAGTTGTGGGACGGGTTGGGCGAGGTCCCCGGCGTGAAGCGCCTCGGCCCGCCGCCGGGGACGCCGCGCACCGCGACGATCGCCTTCACGGTGGCCGGGAAGTCGTCCGAGGAGATCGCGCGCGGACTGGTGGACCACGGCTGTTTCGTGTCGAACGGTGACTTCTACGCGACCACGGTGGCGCGTCGTCTGGGATTGGAAGTCGAGGGGATGGTACGGATCGGCGCCGCCTGCTATACCACGTCCGAGGAAGTCGCGCGCGTGGTCGCCGGAGTCGCCGCGCTCAGTCGCCGCAGTTAG
- the gatB gene encoding Asp-tRNA(Asn)/Glu-tRNA(Gln) amidotransferase subunit GatB: MTWETVIGLEIHVQPATRSKMFCGCPTSYGDAPNTNVCPVCLGLPGALPVPNAEAVRLGTVGALALGCHIRERSVFARKNYFYPDLPKGYQISQFDKPLAEHGSVMIESPERGPIEISITRLHLEEDAGKSLHDRIPGQTAVDLNRAGTPLAEIVSGPDMRSPGEARAYLTTVRQLLIYAGVSECSMEKGSLRVDANLSVRRPGDPLGTKTEVKNMNSFANVERALEAERVRQIAMLERGEAVTQVTLTFNAATGEVKPLRTKEDSHDYRYFPDPDLPPLVLTPAWIEAQRAALPELPAARKARYQEALGLSEYDARTLIQEPAVSAYFEATVAAGVDPKTASNWVLGEAMSGWNDHGHFAIAPERLAALVLLVADGTVSLQAAKRIFAELAGNDDAPRAVADRLGLVQVRDTGALEGWVAEVIAAHPGEVARYKGGDAKLIGFFVGQVMKRSQGKADPKGIQPILTAKLAE, encoded by the coding sequence ATGACCTGGGAAACCGTGATCGGGCTGGAGATCCACGTGCAGCCTGCAACTCGCTCGAAGATGTTCTGCGGCTGCCCCACGAGCTACGGCGATGCGCCGAACACCAACGTCTGCCCGGTCTGCCTCGGCCTGCCGGGCGCGCTCCCCGTGCCGAACGCCGAGGCGGTGCGCCTCGGCACCGTCGGCGCGCTGGCGCTGGGCTGCCACATTCGTGAACGCAGCGTCTTCGCGCGGAAGAACTACTTCTACCCCGACCTGCCGAAGGGCTATCAGATCTCGCAGTTCGACAAGCCGCTGGCCGAGCACGGCTCGGTGATGATCGAATCGCCCGAACGCGGACCGATCGAGATCTCGATCACGCGCCTCCACCTAGAGGAGGATGCCGGGAAGTCGCTGCACGATCGCATTCCAGGGCAGACGGCGGTCGACCTCAACCGTGCCGGCACGCCGCTCGCGGAAATCGTCAGCGGCCCGGACATGCGCTCGCCCGGCGAGGCGCGCGCCTACCTGACCACGGTGCGCCAGCTGCTCATCTATGCCGGCGTCTCCGAGTGCTCGATGGAGAAGGGGTCGCTCCGCGTCGACGCCAACCTCTCGGTCCGGCGCCCCGGTGATCCGCTCGGCACCAAGACCGAAGTGAAGAACATGAACTCCTTTGCGAACGTCGAACGCGCGCTCGAGGCGGAGCGCGTTCGGCAGATCGCCATGCTGGAACGGGGCGAGGCGGTGACGCAGGTGACGCTGACCTTCAATGCGGCCACGGGCGAGGTCAAGCCGCTCCGCACGAAGGAAGACAGCCACGATTATCGCTACTTCCCCGATCCCGACCTGCCGCCGCTGGTGCTGACCCCGGCGTGGATCGAGGCGCAGCGCGCCGCGCTCCCGGAGTTGCCGGCGGCGCGGAAGGCGCGCTATCAGGAGGCGCTGGGGCTGTCGGAATACGATGCGCGCACGCTCATTCAGGAGCCCGCAGTATCAGCGTACTTTGAGGCGACCGTCGCGGCAGGCGTCGACCCCAAGACTGCCTCGAACTGGGTCCTCGGCGAGGCGATGTCGGGGTGGAACGACCATGGCCACTTCGCGATCGCGCCGGAGCGGCTCGCCGCGCTGGTGTTGCTCGTGGCCGACGGCACCGTCTCGCTGCAGGCCGCCAAGCGGATCTTCGCGGAACTCGCCGGCAACGACGACGCACCACGCGCCGTCGCCGACCGTCTCGGGCTGGTGCAGGTTCGCGACACCGGCGCGTTGGAGGGGTGGGTTGCCGAGGTCATCGCGGCGCACCCTGGGGAGGTGGCGCGCTACAAGGGTGGCGACGCCAAGTTGATCGGCTTCTTCGTGGGGCAAGTCATGAAGCGCAGCCAAGGGAAGGCCGACCCGAAGGGGATCCAGCCGATCCTCACCGCGAAGCTCGCCGAATGA
- the gatA gene encoding Asp-tRNA(Asn)/Glu-tRNA(Gln) amidotransferase subunit GatA: MSARTLAAETGRRLAGAAHLNATLHWSQDVLDREADRLDAVPAGPLSGMAIAIKDNIVTTEEPTTCASKILAGYTSPYEATVITRLRAAGALVGAKANLDEFAMGSSTENSAYGRVLHPIDHDRVPGGSSGGSAVLVAAGVVPAALGSETGGSVRQPAAFCGIVGVKPTYGRVSRFGLVAFGSSLDCISVFGKTVSDAARVLSAMSGDDPRDATTLAEPPMAVPASRADLTGVVIGLPKEYFPADLDAGVRAACDRAIAALRALGATVREVSLPHTKHAVPTYYIVNPAEAAANLARFDGVRYGPRHVGAGGDVRALYRATRGEGFGPEVRRRILVGTFVLSAGYADQYYVRAQAVRKLIADDFANVFADGVDLLFTPTTPTPAFKAGEKTADPVQMYLADIFVAPASLAGVPAMSVPIGRDQGLPIGGQLIARNFDEATMLAVAEVLERTVDAVAEVR, from the coding sequence ATGAGTGCGCGTACCCTCGCCGCCGAGACCGGCCGTCGCCTCGCCGGGGCCGCGCACCTCAACGCGACGTTGCACTGGTCACAGGATGTGCTCGATCGTGAGGCCGATCGGCTCGACGCCGTCCCCGCGGGGCCGCTGTCGGGAATGGCGATCGCCATCAAGGACAACATCGTCACGACCGAGGAACCGACCACCTGCGCCTCGAAGATCCTCGCAGGATACACCTCGCCGTACGAGGCCACCGTCATCACCCGACTCCGCGCCGCGGGCGCGCTCGTCGGCGCGAAGGCGAATCTCGATGAATTCGCGATGGGCTCGTCCACCGAAAATTCCGCATATGGCCGCGTGCTGCACCCGATCGATCACGACCGGGTGCCGGGCGGCTCGAGCGGCGGCTCCGCGGTGCTGGTCGCCGCGGGCGTGGTGCCGGCGGCGCTCGGCTCCGAGACCGGCGGATCGGTGCGGCAACCCGCCGCCTTCTGCGGAATCGTCGGGGTGAAGCCGACTTACGGGCGCGTCTCCCGCTTCGGGCTGGTGGCCTTCGGGTCGTCGCTCGATTGCATCTCGGTGTTCGGCAAGACGGTGAGCGACGCCGCCCGCGTCCTCTCGGCGATGTCCGGTGACGACCCGCGCGATGCCACCACGCTCGCGGAACCGCCGATGGCCGTGCCCGCCTCGCGCGCGGACCTGACCGGCGTGGTCATCGGTTTGCCGAAAGAGTACTTCCCGGCCGACCTCGATGCCGGCGTCCGTGCCGCGTGCGACCGAGCCATCGCGGCCCTGCGCGCCCTCGGCGCCACGGTGCGCGAGGTCTCGCTTCCGCACACGAAGCACGCAGTGCCGACCTACTACATCGTCAACCCCGCCGAAGCAGCGGCCAACCTCGCGCGCTTCGACGGCGTCCGCTACGGCCCGCGGCACGTGGGGGCCGGTGGCGACGTGCGCGCCCTGTACCGCGCCACGCGCGGCGAGGGCTTCGGCCCCGAGGTGCGCCGCCGCATCCTCGTCGGCACCTTCGTCCTCTCGGCCGGATATGCCGATCAGTACTACGTGCGCGCGCAGGCGGTGCGGAAGCTGATCGCCGACGACTTCGCCAACGTCTTCGCCGACGGCGTCGACCTCCTCTTCACCCCGACCACGCCGACGCCGGCCTTCAAGGCGGGTGAGAAGACGGCCGATCCGGTGCAGATGTACCTGGCCGACATCTTCGTCGCGCCGGCCTCGCTTGCCGGCGTCCCGGCGATGTCGGTGCCGATCGGCCGCGATCAGGGGTTGCCGATCGGCGGCCAGTTGATTGCACGGAATTTCGACGAGGCCACGATGCTCGCCGTCGCGGAGGTCCTGGAACGGACCGTCGACGCGGTGGCGGAGGTACGGTGA
- a CDS encoding aspartyl/glutamyl-tRNA amidotransferase subunit C: MTIGASEVRHVARLAELAVAEEDLPLLATQLEAIVEFVAQLAEVSLPEGVGTVAVGPAQLTLRDDVVAPIPMVRGPAAMAPAFVDGFFVVPKLGGMAEE, encoded by the coding sequence ATGACAATCGGGGCGTCGGAAGTACGCCATGTGGCACGACTGGCCGAACTGGCCGTGGCAGAGGAAGATCTGCCGCTGCTGGCCACGCAGCTCGAGGCGATCGTCGAATTCGTGGCCCAGCTTGCCGAGGTGTCGCTCCCCGAGGGCGTCGGCACGGTGGCGGTGGGTCCGGCCCAGCTGACGCTCCGCGACGACGTCGTGGCGCCGATCCCGATGGTGCGTGGCCCGGCGGCGATGGCCCCGGCGTTTGTCGATGGCTTCTTCGTCGTGCCGAAGCTCGGCGGGATGGCCGAGGAATGA
- a CDS encoding UvrD-helicase domain-containing protein produces the protein MTDGKDLLRGLNPAQRRAAEHVTGPILVLAGAGSGKTRVLTARIASLIESHGVPPERIFAVTFTNKAAGEMKHRIGDLLERDPAGLWIGTFHSLSARLLRREGDRLGFSRDFSIYDQDDQISLIRRLMEERNHPVKLYPPKLIQNIISGAKNAMQTAQDLERSAPHDPAVKVAADVYVALQRALKLANAMDFDDLILHPLTLFREHPDVLERWRKRFDFLLVDEFQDTNKVQYELIKLLGSGHQNVFAVGDDDQSIYGWRGADVRNMQSLQSDFGDAVLVKLEENYRSTKPILDAANAVIARNRTRLGKTLRTVRPGGESIVVLAAADERDEAEWIARELKQRVQDGALYVECAVLYRTNAQSRALEESLRRAGVPYRIVGSISFYDRREVKDLLAYLRLIANPSDDEAFLRAVGVPRRGIGDSSLVMLAEQARQWNLAMLATAERAEMINGLRPNLRQALTTFAAQVNDVRNRVGESAPVLVMEELIRVLDYEKVLMAEGLEGADRWENVRAMVAGAAEWSEVISEEEEPGTPLQRFLTEAALMSAVDTTAGREDGVTLMTLHTAKGLEWPVVVLAGMEDGLFPSGRALESPDGLDEERRLCYVGITRARDALLMTWARARRRGGELRPAMASRFLKELPPELLEEKSTSFAVGGRLGQSSWGSGGWGGGRSGGSQGSGAKWGRSTSTPAKVATPKSAVWDEPAPVDTPPASDNQDAPRYVKGERVRHRRFGAGAILGLSGGGKDLKVSVAFDDPEIGTKQLLVAFAGLERDWESA, from the coding sequence ATGACCGACGGCAAGGATCTGCTGCGCGGGCTGAACCCGGCACAGCGTCGCGCCGCGGAGCACGTCACCGGCCCGATTCTCGTGCTGGCCGGCGCGGGCTCGGGGAAGACGCGCGTCCTCACCGCCCGCATCGCGTCGCTGATCGAATCGCACGGCGTGCCGCCGGAGCGCATCTTCGCGGTGACCTTCACCAACAAGGCCGCCGGCGAGATGAAGCACCGCATCGGCGACCTGCTCGAGCGCGACCCGGCCGGCCTCTGGATCGGCACCTTCCACTCGCTCTCCGCGCGGCTGCTCCGCCGCGAGGGTGACCGGCTCGGCTTCTCGCGCGATTTCTCGATCTACGACCAGGACGACCAGATCTCCCTGATTCGTCGGTTGATGGAAGAGCGGAACCATCCGGTGAAGCTCTACCCGCCGAAGCTGATCCAGAACATCATCTCCGGCGCCAAGAACGCCATGCAGACGGCGCAGGACCTCGAGCGCAGCGCGCCGCATGACCCGGCCGTCAAGGTCGCCGCGGATGTCTACGTGGCGTTGCAGCGCGCGCTCAAGCTGGCCAACGCGATGGACTTCGACGACCTGATCCTTCATCCGCTGACGCTCTTCCGTGAGCATCCGGACGTGCTGGAGCGGTGGCGGAAGCGCTTCGACTTCCTGCTGGTCGACGAGTTCCAGGACACCAACAAGGTGCAGTACGAACTCATCAAGCTGTTGGGCAGCGGGCACCAGAATGTCTTCGCCGTGGGCGACGACGACCAGAGCATCTACGGCTGGCGCGGCGCCGACGTGCGCAACATGCAGTCGCTGCAGTCCGACTTCGGCGACGCCGTCCTGGTCAAGCTCGAGGAGAACTACCGCTCGACCAAGCCGATCCTCGATGCGGCCAACGCCGTCATCGCCCGCAACCGGACGCGGCTCGGCAAGACGCTACGCACCGTCCGTCCGGGCGGTGAGTCGATCGTGGTGCTGGCCGCCGCCGACGAACGCGACGAGGCGGAGTGGATCGCGCGCGAGCTGAAGCAGCGCGTGCAGGACGGCGCGCTCTACGTCGAATGCGCCGTCCTCTATCGCACCAACGCGCAGTCGCGCGCACTTGAGGAGTCGCTGCGTCGCGCCGGCGTCCCCTACCGGATTGTCGGGTCCATCTCGTTCTACGATCGCCGCGAGGTGAAGGACCTGCTCGCCTACCTGCGGCTCATCGCGAACCCCTCGGACGACGAGGCCTTCCTCCGGGCCGTCGGCGTGCCGCGGCGTGGCATCGGCGACTCGTCGCTGGTGATGCTGGCCGAGCAGGCGCGGCAGTGGAACCTGGCAATGTTGGCCACCGCGGAGCGCGCCGAGATGATCAACGGGCTCCGCCCGAACCTCCGGCAGGCACTGACGACCTTCGCCGCGCAGGTGAACGACGTGCGCAACCGCGTCGGCGAGTCGGCCCCGGTCCTGGTGATGGAAGAGTTGATCCGCGTCCTCGACTATGAGAAGGTCCTCATGGCGGAGGGCCTCGAGGGCGCCGATCGCTGGGAGAATGTCCGCGCGATGGTGGCCGGCGCGGCGGAGTGGTCCGAGGTGATCAGCGAGGAGGAGGAGCCTGGCACCCCGTTGCAGCGCTTCCTGACCGAGGCCGCGCTCATGTCGGCGGTGGACACCACCGCGGGTCGCGAGGACGGCGTCACCCTGATGACGCTCCACACCGCCAAGGGGCTGGAATGGCCGGTGGTCGTGCTGGCGGGGATGGAAGACGGCCTCTTCCCATCGGGGCGCGCCCTCGAGTCGCCCGATGGTCTCGATGAGGAGCGGCGACTCTGCTACGTTGGCATCACCCGGGCGCGCGATGCGCTGCTCATGACCTGGGCACGTGCCCGTCGGCGGGGTGGGGAATTGCGGCCCGCGATGGCCTCACGCTTCCTCAAGGAACTGCCGCCGGAGCTGCTCGAGGAAAAGAGCACCTCGTTCGCCGTCGGGGGCCGTCTTGGCCAGTCGTCCTGGGGATCGGGCGGATGGGGTGGCGGCCGGAGCGGCGGCAGTCAGGGCAGTGGCGCCAAGTGGGGCCGCAGCACCTCCACGCCGGCCAAGGTCGCGACGCCGAAGAGCGCCGTGTGGGACGAGCCAGCGCCGGTCGATACCCCGCCCGCGAGCGACAATCAGGACGCGCCGCGCTACGTGAAGGGCGAACGAGTACGCCATCGCCGCTTCGGCGCCGGGGCCATCCTTGGGCTCAGCGGCGGCGGCAAGGACCTGAAGGTGTCCGTGGCCTTCGACGATCCGGAAATTGGAACCAAGCAACTGCTCGTCGCCTTTGCCGGCCTCGAGCGCGACTGGGAGAGCGCATGA
- a CDS encoding HAMP domain-containing histidine kinase, protein MSGPTVSSRARKGRLSRLAPGVAVLLVAVLAGLSLGVSFLVARHFRGEAQSTSQLYSVVFRGLNDPDPNGGTAALLDLGGRVRDLGLPLIQTDSSGRVLFAANLPFEAPLDDPRVRSYAAELDALNPPIVSPGFGALHFGPMPATRMLLTLGLLQALTLVVMVGVAVVAYRNATTAQRDRLWVAMAREAAHQMGTPLTSLQGWIEQLRGAGLPPAKIAEFLDADAERLQRVAQRFERIGNPARRDPVGLGALSERVAGYFQPRLPKHSNAITLTVRAPSAGPVVAGDAVLLEWALEAMVKNAIDALQGRGGSITLAAEVDGADAILRVIDDGPGVPRELRRTIFEPGITTKRGGWGIGLALARRVIEDAHAGVLALEPTEHGTTFLMRFPLAAPIT, encoded by the coding sequence ATGTCGGGACCGACCGTCTCGTCCCGCGCGCGTAAGGGGCGGCTCAGTCGGCTCGCCCCGGGCGTGGCCGTGCTGCTCGTCGCCGTGCTCGCCGGCCTCTCGCTCGGCGTTTCCTTCCTCGTGGCGCGGCACTTTCGCGGCGAGGCCCAATCCACCTCGCAGCTCTACTCCGTGGTCTTCCGGGGGCTGAACGATCCCGACCCGAATGGCGGGACCGCCGCGCTGCTCGACCTTGGCGGTCGGGTCCGCGATCTCGGCTTGCCACTGATCCAGACCGACAGCAGCGGCCGCGTGCTCTTCGCCGCGAACCTCCCCTTCGAGGCGCCGCTCGACGACCCGCGCGTGCGGAGTTACGCCGCCGAACTCGATGCGCTCAATCCGCCGATCGTCTCGCCGGGCTTCGGGGCGCTGCACTTCGGCCCGATGCCCGCAACGCGGATGCTGTTGACCCTCGGGTTGCTGCAGGCGCTGACGCTGGTCGTCATGGTCGGCGTGGCCGTCGTCGCCTACCGCAATGCTACCACGGCCCAGCGGGACCGCCTGTGGGTCGCGATGGCGCGTGAGGCGGCACACCAGATGGGCACGCCGCTGACGTCGCTGCAAGGCTGGATCGAGCAGTTGCGCGGGGCCGGTCTTCCGCCGGCGAAGATCGCCGAGTTTCTCGACGCCGACGCCGAGCGGCTGCAACGCGTGGCGCAACGCTTCGAGCGCATCGGCAATCCCGCGCGACGTGACCCGGTCGGACTCGGTGCGCTCTCCGAGCGGGTAGCCGGCTATTTTCAGCCGCGCCTGCCGAAGCACAGCAATGCGATCACCCTGACGGTGCGGGCGCCGAGTGCCGGGCCGGTCGTGGCCGGTGACGCGGTCCTGCTGGAGTGGGCGCTCGAGGCGATGGTCAAGAATGCCATCGACGCCCTGCAGGGCCGCGGTGGTTCGATCACCCTCGCCGCCGAAGTGGATGGCGCCGACGCGATCCTGCGCGTGATTGACGACGGCCCGGGCGTCCCGCGCGAACTGCGTCGGACGATTTTCGAGCCCGGCATCACCACCAAGCGGGGAGGCTGGGGCATCGGATTGGCCCTGGCGCGCCGCGTCATCGAGGATGCCCACGCCGGCGTCCTCGCCCTGGAACCGACTGAACATGGAACGACATTCCTGATGCGCTTTCCCCTCGCGGCCCCGATCACATGA
- the serS gene encoding serine--tRNA ligase — protein sequence MLDLRRLRHDPDGVRASLARRLDSDALEQLDRVIALDAKRREVVTRVERLQAERNSQTEEVARRKRAKEPADELLATLKASGEAVRILETDLRDVEALLEGHLLNIPNTVLAEVPSGGAEANQVVRQWGTPRQFDFAPKAHWDLGVALGLFDLPRGTKLTGSGFPLFTGMGARLVRGLASFMLDLHTREHGYLEVQPPYLVNRASLTGTAQLPKFEEDLYHASADDLFLIPTAEVPVTNIYRDEILDAADLPIAMTAYTPCFRREAGAHGKDTRGLIRVHQFDKVELVRLVKPEDSAREHALLTAHAEAVLQRLEIPYRVLALAAGDTGFASACTFDLEVWAPGVDNWLEASSASTFEDFQARRANIRFRPAPGAKPEFVHTLNASGVAFPRTIIALLENGQQADGSVVLPAALVPYVGTDRLVPRA from the coding sequence ATGCTCGATCTTCGCCGTCTCCGACACGACCCCGACGGCGTGCGGGCCTCCCTCGCGCGTCGCCTCGATAGCGACGCCCTCGAGCAGCTCGATCGCGTGATCGCGCTCGATGCCAAGCGCCGCGAAGTGGTGACGCGCGTCGAGCGGCTCCAGGCCGAGCGCAACAGCCAGACCGAAGAAGTCGCGCGACGCAAGCGGGCCAAGGAGCCGGCCGACGAATTGCTCGCGACGCTCAAGGCGTCCGGCGAGGCGGTGCGCATCCTCGAGACCGATCTGCGCGACGTCGAAGCGCTGCTCGAAGGCCACCTCCTCAACATCCCGAATACGGTGCTCGCCGAAGTGCCGAGCGGTGGGGCCGAGGCCAACCAGGTGGTGCGTCAGTGGGGCACGCCACGGCAGTTCGACTTCGCCCCGAAGGCGCACTGGGACCTCGGCGTCGCGCTCGGGCTCTTCGACCTGCCGCGTGGCACCAAGCTCACCGGTTCGGGCTTTCCGCTCTTCACCGGGATGGGCGCTCGTCTGGTGCGTGGGCTCGCGTCGTTCATGCTCGACCTCCACACGCGCGAGCATGGCTACCTCGAAGTGCAACCGCCGTACCTGGTGAATCGGGCGTCGCTGACCGGCACCGCGCAGTTGCCGAAGTTCGAGGAAGATCTCTACCACGCTTCGGCGGATGATCTCTTCCTGATCCCGACCGCCGAAGTGCCGGTGACGAACATCTACCGCGACGAAATTCTCGACGCCGCGGACCTGCCGATTGCCATGACCGCCTATACGCCGTGCTTCCGTCGCGAGGCGGGGGCGCACGGCAAGGACACGCGCGGCCTGATCCGGGTCCACCAGTTCGACAAGGTCGAGTTGGTGCGCCTGGTGAAGCCGGAGGACAGCGCGCGCGAGCACGCCCTCCTCACCGCCCACGCCGAAGCGGTCCTGCAACGCCTCGAGATCCCGTACCGCGTCCTCGCACTCGCCGCGGGCGACACCGGCTTTGCCTCCGCCTGCACCTTCGACCTCGAGGTCTGGGCGCCTGGCGTCGACAACTGGCTCGAGGCGTCGAGTGCGTCGACCTTCGAGGACTTCCAGGCCCGTCGCGCCAACATTCGCTTCCGCCCCGCGCCCGGCGCAAAGCCGGAGTTCGTGCATACGCTGAACGCCTCGGGCGTCGCGTTCCCGCGCACGATCATCGCGCTCCTCGAAAACGGCCAGCAGGCCGATGGCTCGGTGGTGCTCCCGGCCGCGCTGGTCCCCTATGTCGGGACCGACCGTCTCGTCCCGCGCGCGTAA
- a CDS encoding roadblock/LC7 domain-containing protein — MTSPLRSVLQALAERPEVAGVVVVSDEGLVVDSVLPEGVDREAVAALGATALRSLVGLSHAAGVGMPTEVVVDAAGGALVLRRLTGSTASLVVLASDQGDLGTLLYELRRHGPALASLA; from the coding sequence GTGACGTCGCCCCTTCGATCGGTCCTGCAGGCCCTCGCCGAGCGTCCCGAAGTGGCCGGCGTGGTGGTGGTCAGCGACGAGGGCCTGGTGGTCGATTCGGTCCTCCCTGAAGGGGTGGATCGGGAGGCCGTTGCTGCGTTGGGTGCCACGGCGCTCCGCTCCCTGGTCGGGCTGAGCCACGCCGCCGGCGTCGGGATGCCGACGGAGGTGGTGGTGGACGCCGCCGGCGGGGCCCTCGTCCTGCGGCGCCTCACCGGCAGCACCGCTTCGCTGGTGGTCCTCGCGTCGGACCAGGGGGACCTCGGGACCCTGTTGTACGAATTGCGGCGCCACGGCCCCGCGCTCGCCTCCCTGGCCTGA
- a CDS encoding mannose-1-phosphate guanylyltransferase: protein MQWAVLLAGGSGTRFWPLSSPARPKQLLPLAGVRSTAEEAIDRLTGFIPPERILVVTGRSLAAALQATLPVPIENYLIEPRAASTAPALVWATIEAERRDPGAEVISMHADWTIRDPAAFVASAATALETAARHSRLVTVGVVPSRPETGFGYIVPGARLDSAARAVDRFQEKPDAATALDLMADGALWNSGLFAWRAADLRREVMLHTNEIAPWLPALDAGDVAGFFAGVRDVSIDVGVFERSAAVAVVSGDFAWDDIGTWEAMARVRPRDRQGNVVHGPVTLVDCSDCIVWNDGPPMVLSGVRELVVVHANQRTLVLDRARAPQLKQTLDALPAEVRDLE, encoded by the coding sequence ATGCAGTGGGCTGTCCTCCTTGCCGGCGGGTCCGGGACCCGATTCTGGCCGCTCTCCTCCCCTGCCCGCCCCAAGCAGCTGCTGCCGCTCGCCGGCGTGCGGTCCACGGCGGAGGAAGCGATTGACCGCCTGACCGGGTTCATCCCGCCCGAGCGGATCCTGGTGGTCACCGGGCGGTCCCTGGCGGCGGCGCTCCAGGCCACGCTTCCGGTCCCGATCGAGAACTACCTGATCGAGCCGCGGGCGGCGTCCACGGCCCCGGCGCTGGTCTGGGCGACGATCGAGGCCGAGCGGCGCGACCCGGGGGCCGAAGTGATCTCGATGCACGCCGACTGGACGATCCGCGACCCCGCCGCCTTCGTGGCGAGCGCCGCGACAGCGCTCGAGACGGCCGCGCGGCACTCCCGCCTGGTCACGGTTGGCGTGGTGCCCTCCCGGCCCGAGACCGGCTTCGGCTACATCGTGCCGGGGGCCCGACTCGACAGTGCGGCGCGGGCGGTCGACCGCTTCCAGGAGAAGCCCGACGCCGCGACAGCCCTCGACCTGATGGCCGACGGCGCCCTCTGGAACAGCGGCCTCTTCGCGTGGCGTGCCGCCGATCTGCGACGCGAAGTGATGTTGCACACCAACGAGATCGCCCCCTGGTTGCCCGCCCTCGACGCCGGTGATGTCGCCGGCTTCTTTGCGGGCGTGCGCGATGTCTCGATCGACGTCGGCGTCTTCGAGCGCTCCGCGGCGGTCGCGGTCGTGTCGGGCGACTTCGCCTGGGATGACATCGGCACCTGGGAGGCGATGGCCCGAGTCCGGCCGCGCGATCGCCAGGGGAACGTCGTCCATGGCCCCGTGACGCTCGTCGATTGCAGCGATTGCATTGTCTGGAACGATGGGCCGCCGATGGTCCTCTCGGGCGTGCGCGAGCTGGTGGTCGTGCACGCCAATCAGCGTACGCTGGTCCTCGACCGCGCACGTGCGCCACAACTCAAGCAAACCCTCGACGCCCTCCCTGCCGAGGTGCGTGACCTGGAGTGA